A stretch of DNA from Candidatus Methanomethylicota archaeon:
ATAGAATTAACATCTTGCCATCTTATTGCTATATATAATTTTTTTGGTGAAATAATTGCCATTTTTCCATTTTCATAATTAGATGATTCAGTAACTCTTATTCTCCAATCATTTGGTATAGAAATTTCAATATCAAATAATTTAATTTTCATAATTTCATCATCCTACAAAATTTTTAAATATTGTTTTTTTTTTATATAAAAATTTTCGTAAATTAGAGGTGGAAAAATTTGCTAGAACTACTTGTACTAATTTTATTTCTAATCATAGTAGCACTAATGATATGGGGGCCTATTGAAAGGAGTATAATAGGTGGTTTTGGCGTAGTACTAATGATACTTTTAGGTGCGATTACTCCTTTAGAAGCTTTTGAATTTGTTGATTGGAATATATTAGCCATATTAGTTGGTTTATGGATTGTAAGCTCTTATCTTATTTCAGCTAAAATGCCTGAAACACTAATTGCTACAGTATTAAAAAGAACAAAGTCATTAAAAGCAGTATTATTTGCTTTAATATTCAGTGCTGGAATGGTTACTATGTTTGTAGATAATGTCTTAGTAGTACTATTATTTTGCCCAATAGTACTTACAATATGTAAAACCATAAAAGTAGATCCATTATTGCCAACAGTATTAACAGGACTTGCAGCAAACTTCATGGGAGTAGGTCTTATGTTAGGAGATATTACACCACAAATGCTTCATACTATAGCTGGAGCAGAATTTATGGACTTTGTTATTTTTCAAGGAAGACCAGGATCTTTCTTTATACTTTTATTCACATTCTTAATCGTACTCTCTATATACTATAGATTTATAAAATTTGAATATAAAGGAGATTTTTCTTCACTTTTATCTTCTGTAGTAGAAGTTTCAGAAGAATCTAAAAAAGCTTTAAAAATATCATTGATATTCTTCATAGGAATAATTATACTAATGAGTTTGAGAAAACTATTAGAAGTCCCCCTTGGTGCTATAGCTTTTTCAGGAGCGCTTGTAATGGCCCTTTTCATGGAAACTTTGAAAAAATTAGGTAAGTTGAAAGAAGTGCCTTCTTTCTCAGAAGTATTAAGTGGATTAGAATGGAGGGCAGTATTTTATTATGCATTCTTATTTGTACTCGTTGGTTGTATAGAGAAAGCAGGTTATATAAGTGCTTTAGCAAATTCTCTTGCACCTTTCTTATCTAATTTAAGCACTGGTTTACCATTACTATATTGGGTATCTGCAGGTGTAGCTTCTATTGTTCAATTTGATGCTTATAATCTTACAATGTTTCGTACATTAAGAGATCTTGCTTTAGTTCAAGGTTTAGATGTATGGCCATACTATTGGTCTGTAGCATGGGCTGCTACATTAGCAAGTGAAGCAACAATTGTAAGTGCCCCTGCTCTTTATGTGACTTGGACTTTAATAGAAAAAGAAGGTTATAAAATTACTACAAAAGCTTTTCATTCTATCACTGTAAGATTTGCCATAATCACACTCATTGTAAACTTTATAATCACATCCTTAAGATTCCTCATATAGTACAGCACCAGTTGAAGCAGAAGTGACTAATTTACTATATCTATAAAATACACCTTTTTTATATTTTGGCTCTCTTATTTTCCATTCTGATAATCTTTTCTTTAATTCTTCATCACTTATTAAGACTTCAAGTTTTCTTTTTTCTATATCAATTTTTATAATATCTCCATCTTTAACTACTGCTATAGGCCCTCCTTCTGCTGCTTCAGGAGATATATGTCCTACCATCATCCCATGTGTTGCACCTGAGAATCTTCCATCAGTTAAAAGTGCTACTTCTTCTCCTAATCCCATTCCAACTATTATTGAAGTTAATGAAAGCATTTCTCTCATACCAGGTCCTCCTTTTGGTCCTTCATATCTTATTACAATAGCTTTACCTGGCTCTATTTTTCCTTCATAAGCTGCTTTAATACCATCTTCTTCACAATCAAATACCATAGCCTCTCCTTCAAATATAGTTCTTTTAAGTCCTGCAGTTTTTATTACTGCTCCTTTTGGTGCTAAATTTCCAAATAGTATAGCTAAAGTACCAGTAGGTCTTATAGGATTCTCTAAGCTTTTAATTATATCACCAATTATTTCAACATTCTTAATATTTTCACCAACAGTTTTTCCAGTAACTGTAATTACATTTGTATAAATTAAATTCTTTTTAGCAAGTCTTTTCATAACTGCAGGAATTCCTCCAGCTCTATCTAAATCTTCTACAGCAACTTTACCAGCTGGCATCATGTCAACTATTTGAGGTGTAATTTTACTAATTTCATCAAATGTTTTAAGATCAAGTTCAACCCCAGCTTCATTAGCTATGGCCATTAAGTGTAATATAGCATTTGTTGATCCTCCTAAAGCAACATCAACAGTAATAGCATTTCTTATTGAAAATTCATTTACTATGTCTCTAGGCTTTAAATCATTTTTTATTAACTCCATTATTTGCATTCCTGTTTTTTTAGCAAGTCTTAATCTTCTTGCATCTACAGCTGGTATTGTTCCACTACCAGGAAGTGATAATCCTAATGCTTCAATTATACATGCCATGGTATTTGCAGTATACATTCCAGCACAAGATCCTACACCAGGACAAGTGAATTCCTCAATTTGTTTTAAATCTTCTTCACTTAATTTTCCACTTAAGTATTCTCCTATACTTTCAAATGCAGAATCTAAGCTTAATCTTCTATTTTTCCATATTCCACATAACATTGGTCCTCCAGTAATGAAAATTGAAGGTATGTTAACTCTAAGTGCTCCCATTACCATACCTGGTTCTATTTTATCGCAACTGCATATGAAAACCATTCCATCAAAAGAATATGCTTTTGCCATAACTTCTATAGAATCTGCAATTATTTCTCTACTAACTAAAGGAGCCCTCATTCCTTCATGTCCCATTGCAATTCCATCACAAATTCCAATAGTATTAAATTCTAAAGGAGTGCCTCCTGCAATTCTTACTCCTGCTTTTACAGCTTCAGCAATCTTGTCTAAATGAAAATGCCCTGGTATTAATTCATTCCAAGAATTAGCAATGCCTATAATAGGTTTTTCAATTTCTTCATCTGTTAATCCCAAAGCCTTAAATAATGCTCTATGAGGAATTCTTTGAATTCCTTTTTTTACTATATCAGACCTCATAGTAAGACTTATGAGAAAAGTAATACAAAAAAATAACGAGTAATATGATAGATTTTATTTTACTTATCTTTGGCCTCATTTGTGGCAGTTTAAGTGCTACACTTGGTCTTGGTGCAGGAACTTTTATGATTATTTTCTTAACTCTTTTTACTAATATTCCAATTAAAACTGCAATTTCTCTAAGCTTAATATCAGTAATATCTAGTTCATTCATAGGAACAATTTTTTATTTTCGAAGAAAAATGATTAATTTAAAACTAGCTATTTCCTTAGAAACAACAGCATGGATTGGGGCAATAATTGGTGCTTTTTTTGCTTTAATTATTCCTTCAAAATTTATTGAATTTATACTTGCAATTATTTTATTTTATGTGGCCATAATTATGATTTTCTTTAAACCTCATGAGTTAGATAATAAAAATTATAAACCTATTAATCTTAAAATTGGTTTATTTTTTAGTTTTATTGCTGGAATAGTTTCTAGTGTAGCAGGAATTGGAGGAGGAATAATAAAAGTTCCAGTAATGAATATTTTAATGAAAGTTCCAATAAAAATTTCTGCAGCTACAAGTAATTTTATGATAGGGCTTACAGCTTTAGCAAGTATTATTGTATATTCAATAGAAGGTGTAGTGAATTTTCAATTTTCCATACCTATAATCCTTGGAACAATTTTTGGAGCTTTGATAGGAACGCACATTCTTATAAAAGGACATCCAAATATAATTAAATGCATTATAGGAATAGTTATTTTGATTTTTAGTATTATGATATTATTATTAAAAAATATTTTTCTATAATGTAATTTAAGTCACACCTCAGATAGTTTTAATTATTATTATTGCTAAGTTATTTATGGTGAAAAATTTGGTAAAAACTACAATAAGTGTAATAAAAGCCGATCTCGGATCACTAGTAGGTCATCATGTAGTACATCCAGATCAAATTGCATGTGCAGAAAAAGAACTTTTACAAGCAAAAGAAAATGGGTTAATTCATGACTTTAGAGTGACTAATTGTGGAGATGATTTACAATTAATAATGACTCATAGAAAAGGTGAAGAAAATCCTGAAATTCATGGCCTTGCTTGGGAAGTATTTAAGAAAGTTACAAATGTTTCAAAAGAACTTGGCTTATATGCTGCAGGTCAGGATTTATTAAGTGAGACATTTTCAGGAAATTTAAAAGGAATGGGACCAGGTTATGCAGAAATGGAATTTGAAGAAAGAATAAGCGAGCCTATAATTGTATTTATGGCTGATAAAACTGAGCCTGGTGCTTTTAATTTACCATTTTATAAAATATTTGCAGATCCATTTTCTACAGCAGGTTTAGTTATAGATCCAAAAATGCATGATGGCTTTGTATTTCAAATATTAGATGTATTTGAAGATGTTACTTATGAATTAAGTGCACCTGAAGAATCTTATGATATTCTTGCTTTAATAGGCACTACTGGAAGATATATTGTTAAAAGAATATTTAGAAAAGTAGATAAACTTCTTGCTGCTGTAGTAAGTGTTACAAGACTTTCTTTAATTGCAGGAAGATATGTAGGAAAAGACGATCCTGTAGCAATTGTTAGAGCACAATATGGTCTTCCAGCTGTTGGAGAAATTCTTGAACCATTTGCTTTTCCACACTTAGTTGCAGGTTGGATGAGAGGATCACATTATGGTCCATTAATGCCAGTTTCACAAAAAAATGCAAGATGTACAAGATTTGATGGTCCTCCAAGAATTATTGCTTTTGGTTTTCAAATAAAGGATTCAAAATTAATTGGTCCAGTAGATTTATTTGATGATCCTGCATTTGATATGACAAGAATGAAAGCTCAAGAAATTGCTGACTATATGCGTAGACATGGTCCATTTATGCCAGAAAGATTAGGTCCAGAGGAAATGGAATATACAACACTTCCTCAAGTATTAGAAAAATTAAAATCAAAAGTAGTGAAAAAATAAGGAGGATATAAAATGAAAGTAAGAATTTCCTATCTTTCTTTACTTCGTGATGTTACACAAGTTAAAGAAGAAGTATTAGAACTTCCAGAAGGTTCTACTATTAAAGATTTAATATTTAATCTTTTGAATAAATATGAAGGACTTAAACAATTTTTTGAACAAGAAGAAAGTGTTCTTATAACTATTAATGGTGAAATTATTTCAAAATCTGAATTAGATAAAAAAATTGAAGATAATTCTGAAATAATAATTGGTTTACCTCCTTTTGGTGGATAATTGTGAATTTTATTAAAACTGATGTTTTAATAATAGGTGGAGGGCTAGCTGGATTAATTGCTGCTTTATCTTCAGCTTCTAATTATTGTAATACTACTATAGTTACTAAAACTATTGTAGGAGGGGCAAATACTACAGCAATTGCTGCTGGAATATTTGCTAATTCTAATGATGACAAAGAATCTCATTACATTGATACTATTAATGGTGGACAAAAACTAAATGATAAATCCTTAGTTAAAACAATGGTAAATGATGCTCCAAGATTTATTAAAAAACTCTTAGATCTTGGTATTGAAATTGATTATGGTCCAATTTTCATGGCAGGACATTCAAGACCTAGATGTTATGCATTAAAAGGAAGGGGTATAAAAATTCAAGAAATTTTAAGAAAAAAATGTGAAGAACTTGGAGTTAAATTTATTGAAAGAACACTTATAACTTCATTAGTAAGTGATGGAAGAAGAATAATAGGTGCTGTAGGTATAAATAAAGACACTATGGAAATTGTAGGAATTTTAGCTGATTCTATAATATTAGCTACTGGAGGTCCTGGTGAAATATATCCATATACTTTAATGCCAATAGGTTCTTCTGGTTATGGTCCAAGTTTAGGACTTAGAATTGGTGCTGAACTTGTAGATATGGAATTTGTTCAATTTTATCCTACAATGATTGCAGAAGAAAATCTTCCAAAATTATTTGTTGATTATGTAACCTTACTTAAACATGGTGCAGATATAGTTGATGAAAATAATATCTCAATATTTAAGAAAAATAAAATCGATGAACCATTTAAATTAACAAGAGATAGTCTATCTATATTAATGGCAAAGGAAATGGAGCATGGAAAACTTTTCTTAGATTGTAGATTAATAAAAGATGTTACTGAAGACTCTCAATTAGCATGGGCAATAAATAGTTTAGAATCAAAAGGAGTTCCAATTAGATTAAGAAAAGTAAGGGTTTCTCCATATGCTCACTTTTTCATGGGTGGATTAAAAGCAGATGTAAATTGTAGTACTAATATCCCTGGACTTTTTGTAGCAGGCGAAGCCATGGGAGGAATTCATGGAGCAAATAGAATAGGAGGAAATGCTTTTACAGCATGTATAGTATTTGGCTTTAGAGCAGGAATTTCAGCTTCTCTATTTTGTACTACAGTAGATTTAGGAGATGAAAATTTCATTAAATCTGAGGCCTCAAGAATAAATGATTTAATAAAATTAAATGGAAATAGAAATGCTAAAGAAATGATTTCTATAATTCATGAAAAAATGTGGAATAATGTTGGAATTATAAGAGATAGAAAGAAATTAGAAGATGCTTTAAGTACTTTTAATTCTCTTAGAGAATATAGTCCATCTAATTCTATAGAAAAAATATTAGTTAGAATGATGTTGGATTGTGCTGAAGTTATAGCATTATCAGCATTAATAAGAGAGGAAAGTAGGGGTGCGCATTATAGATCAGATTTTCCAAATACTAGAGATGATTGGTTAAAGAAGATTGTAATTAAAATTGAAAATGGAGAATGTAAAGTTAACTTTATTTATATTTGAATAAAACATTTAAAAGCAAAATTTTGAATAAAAAAGGAGGCGATAGTATTGATTATAGTTTTCCCATTAATTGCAGGAATAATTGCAATGATATATGCTACATATTTAGCATTGAGTATTTTAAAAGAAGATGAAGGAACAGATAAAATGAAAGAAATTGCTAAAGCCATAAGAGAAGGGGCAAAGGCTTATCTTAATAGACAATATCGAACAGTATTCATTTTTGCTATAATAATTGCTATAGTATTAGCTATTACTATTAATTGGCAATCTGCAATTGGATTTATAGTTGGTGCAACATTATCTGCATTAGCAGGTTATATAGGAATGAATATGACTGTTCAAGGAAATGTAAGAACAGCAAATAAAGCTAAAGAAGGCTTAGCTCCAGCTCTTTCATTAGCATTTAAAGGTGGGGCTGTTAATGGATTTTCCATAGTAGGACTTTCTATTATAGGACTTTCTATATTTTATATGATTTTTAGAAATCCAGTATTAATGGTTGGCTTTGGCTTTGGAGCATGTTTAATAAGTTTATTTGCAAGAGTAGGTGGAGGAATATACACTAAAGCAGCTGATGTAGGAGCAGATTTAGTAGGAAAAGTTGAAGCTGGTATACCTGAAGATGATCCTAGAAATCCAGCAGTTATTGCAGATAATGTTGGAGATGCTGTTGGAGATTGTGCAGGCATGGGTGCTGATCTCTTTGAAACCTATGTAGTTACAGCTTTAGCAGCTATGCTTTTAGGTACTTCACCAACAATAAGAGCTCAATTTGGAGAAAATGGAATAATTTTACCATTAATAATAGGTGGAATTGCAATATTTGCTACTATAATTGGAACATTTTTTGTAAGATTAGGTAAAAGTGAAGCAATAATGAATGCAATGTATAAAGGTGTAATAGTTACAACAATAGTCTCTGCTATTGCATTCTATTTTGCAAATATCTATTTAACCAATGGCCATATTGGAATATACATTTCTTCCATAGTAGGCTTATTAGTAATGGCTGCTATGGTTGCAATTACTGAATACTTTACTTCATATCGTTATAAATCTGTTCTTACAATAGCTGAAGCTTCAAAATCAGGTGCTGGAATAAATGTGATAACTGGATTAGCTGTAGGATTAAAAAGTACATTTTTACCTACAATAGTAATTGTGATTGCAATTATTATATCATACTTTGTTTCAGGAGGAGCAACATCACCAGAAATGGGAGTTTATGGTATATCAATTGCTGCTGCAGCTATGTTATCTGCAACAGGAATTATAGTTTCCATAGATTCTTATGGTCCAATAACTGATAATGCTGGTGGTATTGCAGAAATGGCAGGTCTTCCAGAAGATGTGAGAAAAA
This window harbors:
- the fbp gene encoding fructose-1,6-bisphosphate aldolase/phosphatase → MVKNLVKTTISVIKADLGSLVGHHVVHPDQIACAEKELLQAKENGLIHDFRVTNCGDDLQLIMTHRKGEENPEIHGLAWEVFKKVTNVSKELGLYAAGQDLLSETFSGNLKGMGPGYAEMEFEERISEPIIVFMADKTEPGAFNLPFYKIFADPFSTAGLVIDPKMHDGFVFQILDVFEDVTYELSAPEESYDILALIGTTGRYIVKRIFRKVDKLLAAVVSVTRLSLIAGRYVGKDDPVAIVRAQYGLPAVGEILEPFAFPHLVAGWMRGSHYGPLMPVSQKNARCTRFDGPPRIIAFGFQIKDSKLIGPVDLFDDPAFDMTRMKAQEIADYMRRHGPFMPERLGPEEMEYTTLPQVLEKLKSKVVKK
- a CDS encoding MoaD/ThiS family protein, giving the protein MKVRISYLSLLRDVTQVKEEVLELPEGSTIKDLIFNLLNKYEGLKQFFEQEESVLITINGEIISKSELDKKIEDNSEIIIGLPPFGG
- a CDS encoding sulfite exporter TauE/SafE family protein; the protein is MIDFILLIFGLICGSLSATLGLGAGTFMIIFLTLFTNIPIKTAISLSLISVISSSFIGTIFYFRRKMINLKLAISLETTAWIGAIIGAFFALIIPSKFIEFILAIILFYVAIIMIFFKPHELDNKNYKPINLKIGLFFSFIAGIVSSVAGIGGGIIKVPVMNILMKVPIKISAATSNFMIGLTALASIIVYSIEGVVNFQFSIPIILGTIFGALIGTHILIKGHPNIIKCIIGIVILIFSIMILLLKNIFL
- a CDS encoding FAD-binding protein; amino-acid sequence: MNFIKTDVLIIGGGLAGLIAALSSASNYCNTTIVTKTIVGGANTTAIAAGIFANSNDDKESHYIDTINGGQKLNDKSLVKTMVNDAPRFIKKLLDLGIEIDYGPIFMAGHSRPRCYALKGRGIKIQEILRKKCEELGVKFIERTLITSLVSDGRRIIGAVGINKDTMEIVGILADSIILATGGPGEIYPYTLMPIGSSGYGPSLGLRIGAELVDMEFVQFYPTMIAEENLPKLFVDYVTLLKHGADIVDENNISIFKKNKIDEPFKLTRDSLSILMAKEMEHGKLFLDCRLIKDVTEDSQLAWAINSLESKGVPIRLRKVRVSPYAHFFMGGLKADVNCSTNIPGLFVAGEAMGGIHGANRIGGNAFTACIVFGFRAGISASLFCTTVDLGDENFIKSEASRINDLIKLNGNRNAKEMISIIHEKMWNNVGIIRDRKKLEDALSTFNSLREYSPSNSIEKILVRMMLDCAEVIALSALIREESRGAHYRSDFPNTRDDWLKKIVIKIENGECKVNFIYI
- a CDS encoding SLC13 family permease — protein: MLELLVLILFLIIVALMIWGPIERSIIGGFGVVLMILLGAITPLEAFEFVDWNILAILVGLWIVSSYLISAKMPETLIATVLKRTKSLKAVLFALIFSAGMVTMFVDNVLVVLLFCPIVLTICKTIKVDPLLPTVLTGLAANFMGVGLMLGDITPQMLHTIAGAEFMDFVIFQGRPGSFFILLFTFLIVLSIYYRFIKFEYKGDFSSLLSSVVEVSEESKKALKISLIFFIGIIILMSLRKLLEVPLGAIAFSGALVMALFMETLKKLGKLKEVPSFSEVLSGLEWRAVFYYAFLFVLVGCIEKAGYISALANSLAPFLSNLSTGLPLLYWVSAGVASIVQFDAYNLTMFRTLRDLALVQGLDVWPYYWSVAWAATLASEATIVSAPALYVTWTLIEKEGYKITTKAFHSITVRFAIITLIVNFIITSLRFLI
- a CDS encoding sodium-translocating pyrophosphatase translates to MVLIIVFPLIAGIIAMIYATYLALSILKEDEGTDKMKEIAKAIREGAKAYLNRQYRTVFIFAIIIAIVLAITINWQSAIGFIVGATLSALAGYIGMNMTVQGNVRTANKAKEGLAPALSLAFKGGAVNGFSIVGLSIIGLSIFYMIFRNPVLMVGFGFGACLISLFARVGGGIYTKAADVGADLVGKVEAGIPEDDPRNPAVIADNVGDAVGDCAGMGADLFETYVVTALAAMLLGTSPTIRAQFGENGIILPLIIGGIAIFATIIGTFFVRLGKSEAIMNAMYKGVIVTTIVSAIAFYFANIYLTNGHIGIYISSIVGLLVMAAMVAITEYFTSYRYKSVLTIAEASKSGAGINVITGLAVGLKSTFLPTIVIVIAIIISYFVSGGATSPEMGVYGISIAAAAMLSATGIIVSIDSYGPITDNAGGIAEMAGLPEDVRKITDKLDAVGNTTKAVTKGYAIGSAALAALSLFAAYRDEIAIRGLPLTLAIDDPLVLVGLILGAAVPFIFTSYLMMAVGKAAFQVVEEVRRQFREIKGILEGIAKPDYGKAVDIVTKAALREMMIPGVIAVGAPLITGFLLGYKALGGMLMGSIASGFLLALLMTTGGAAWDNAKKYIELGNFGGKRSPAHVAAVVGDTVGDAFKDTAGPAINPLIKVMNTIAILFLPLILLLSFF
- the ilvD gene encoding dihydroxy-acid dehydratase yields the protein MRSDIVKKGIQRIPHRALFKALGLTDEEIEKPIIGIANSWNELIPGHFHLDKIAEAVKAGVRIAGGTPLEFNTIGICDGIAMGHEGMRAPLVSREIIADSIEVMAKAYSFDGMVFICSCDKIEPGMVMGALRVNIPSIFITGGPMLCGIWKNRRLSLDSAFESIGEYLSGKLSEEDLKQIEEFTCPGVGSCAGMYTANTMACIIEALGLSLPGSGTIPAVDARRLRLAKKTGMQIMELIKNDLKPRDIVNEFSIRNAITVDVALGGSTNAILHLMAIANEAGVELDLKTFDEISKITPQIVDMMPAGKVAVEDLDRAGGIPAVMKRLAKKNLIYTNVITVTGKTVGENIKNVEIIGDIIKSLENPIRPTGTLAILFGNLAPKGAVIKTAGLKRTIFEGEAMVFDCEEDGIKAAYEGKIEPGKAIVIRYEGPKGGPGMREMLSLTSIIVGMGLGEEVALLTDGRFSGATHGMMVGHISPEAAEGGPIAVVKDGDIIKIDIEKRKLEVLISDEELKKRLSEWKIREPKYKKGVFYRYSKLVTSASTGAVLYEES